In Syngnathus typhle isolate RoL2023-S1 ecotype Sweden linkage group LG14, RoL_Styp_1.0, whole genome shotgun sequence, one genomic interval encodes:
- the nlgn1 gene encoding neuroligin-1 isoform X2, which translates to MVFIHGGSYMEGTGNLFDGSVLASYGNVIVVTVNYRLGVLGFLSTGDQAAKGNYGLLDQIQALRWTSENIAAFGGDPLRITVFGSGAGASCVNLLTLSHYSEGNRWSNSTKGLFQRAITQSGTALSSWAVSFQPAKYARALGQKVGCNLEDTVELVTCLQRKHYKELVDQDIQPARYHIAFGPVIDGDVIPDDPQILMEQGEFLNYDIMLGVNQGEGLKFVELMVDNENGVQANDFDYAVSSFVDDLYGYPEGKDILRETIKFMYTDWADRHNPETRRKTLLALFTDHQWVAPAVATADLHSSFGSPTYFYAFYHHCQTEQVPPWADASHGDEIPYVFGLPMIGPTELFPCNFSKNDVMLSAVMMTYWTNFAKTGDPNQPVPQDTKFIHTKPNRFEEVAWTRYNQKDQLYLHIGLKPRVKEHYRANKVNLWLELVPHLHSLNDATQLIPTTTKISPSGASNRTPKPKVLVTKNPNPTPLPTEIQNIHKQPHLVDQRDYSTELSVTIAVGASLLFLNILAFAALYYKKDKHRHDIHKDCSPQQSATNDLAHTQEEEIMSLQMKQHTDLDQDCRRMQGDPLNPHDVLLRTTCPPDYTLALRRSPDDIPLMTPNTITMIPSTIGRLTSLQSFNTFPSTQQNNTLPHPHSHSTTRV; encoded by the exons ATGGTTTTCATCCATGGTGGCTCATACATGGAAGGAACTGGCAACCTGTTTGATGGCAGCGTCCTGGCCAGCTACGGGAACGTGATTGTCGTAACAGTCAATTACCGCTTGGGTGTTCTAG GTTTCCTTAGTACTGGTGACCAGGCAGCCAAGGGGAATTATGGTCTGTTGGACCAAATCCAAGCCCTTCGCTGGACCAGTGAGAATATCGCAGCCTTTGGTGGTGATCCATTGCGTATAACTGTGTTTGGGTCAGGGGCTGGAGCCTCTTGCGTCAACCTTCTCACACTTTCTCATTACTCGGAGGGCAACCGCTGGAGTAACTCGACAAAAG GTCTGTTTCAAAGGGCTATCACCCAGAGCGGCACGGCGCTCTCAAGCTGGGCCGTTAGCTTCCAGCCAGCTAAGTATGCCAGAGCGCTGGGCCAGAAAGTCGGCTGTAATCTGGAGGACACGGTGGAGCTGGTCACGTGTCTTCAGAGAAAACATTATAAAGAGTTGGTAGATCAAGACATCCAGCCAGCACGGTACCACATTGCCTTCGGACCCGTTATCGATGGCGACGTAATCCCCGATGACCCTCAGATACTCATGGAGCAAG GTGAATTCCTTAACTATGACATTATGCTGGGAGTGAACCAGGGTGAGGGTCTTAAATTTGTGGAGCTGATGGTGGACAATGAAAATGGTGTTCAGGCCAATGACTTTGACTATGCTGTGTCAAGCTTTGTGGATGACCTCTATGGCTATCCAGAGGGTAAAGACATACTCCGAGAGACCATCAAGTTCATGTACACGGATTGGGCCGATAGGCATAACCCGGAGACGCGCAGGAAGACCTTGCTGGCCCTGTTCACTGATCACCAGTGGGTGGCACCCGCTGTGGCCACAGCTGACCTGCACTCTAGCTTTGGCTCTCCGACTTACTTCTATGCATTCTATCATCATTGTCAAACAGAACAG GTGCCACCCTGGGCTGACGCATCTCACGGAGATGAGATCCCCTACGTGTTTGGCCTCCCGATGATCGGCCCGACCGAGCTGTTTCCCTGCAATTTCTCCAAGAATGATGTTATGCTCAGTGCCGTGATGATGACTTATTGGACAAACTTTGCCAAAACCGG AGACCCAAACCAGCCCGTACCACAGGACACCAAATTCATCCACACAAAGCCCAACCGCTTTGAAGAAGTAGCATGGACACGCTACAACCAGAAAGACCAGCTCTACCTGCACATAGGCCTCAAGCCCCGAGTCAAAGAGCACTATCGTGCCAACAAG GTTAATTTGTGGTTGGAGCTGGTTCCTCATTTGCACAGCCTTAATGATGCCACTCAGCTTATTCCCACTACCACAAAG ATCTCCCCATCGGGCGCAAGTAATCGCACCCCAAAGCCAAAGGTTCTAGTGACAAAGAACCCCAACCCAACTCCCCTCCCAACTGAGATCCAGAACATCCACAAGCAACCTCATTTAGTGGACCAGCGTGACTATTCCACCGAGTTGTCAGTCACTATCGCTGTGGGAGCATCTCTGCTCTTCCTCAACATCCTGGCTTTTGCAGCGCTCTACTACAAGAAGGACAAGCACCGGCACGACATCCACAAAGACTGCAGCCCACAACAGAGTGCAACCAACGATCTTGCTCATACACAGGAAGAAGAGATCATGTCTCTTCAGATGAAGCAACACACAGACCTGGACCAAGACTGCAGGCGGATGCAGGGTGATCCGCTAAATCCTCACGACGTGTTGCTAAGGACTACCTGCCCGCCAGACTATACTCTGGCCTTGAGGCGCTCACCAGATGACATCCCTCTCATGACACCAAACACCATTACCATGATCCCGAGTACTATTGGACGTCTTACCTCCCTCCAATCTTTCAACACCTTTCCCAGCACCCAACAAAATAACactcttccccacccacactCGCATTCCACCACCCGAGTGTAG